Sequence from the Microbacterium faecale genome:
CTGGCGGCGGGACAGGGTACGCGAATGAAATCTTCGACCCCGAAGGTTCTGCACCGTCTCGGAGGTCGCCCCCTGCTCGGCCATGTGCTGCGCAGCGCAGAGTCTCTCGGCGCCGAACTCGTGCGCGTCGTCGTGCGCCACGACCGCGACCGGATCGTCGAGGCTCTTGCCGACTACCCGGGTGCGCTCCCGGTCGATCAGGATGACATCCCGGGAACCGGGCGCGCCGCGCAGGTCGGTCTCGAGGCGCTGCCGGCTGACTTCGACGGCGACGTGCTGATCCTCTCGGGCGATGTGCCACTCATCGAGGTCGCCACGTTCCGCAGCATGCTCGATGAGCACCGTGCCCGCGGGGCCGACGCCACACTCCTCGGCGCCGAGCTGCCGGATCCGCGCGGGTACGGCCGCGTCCTCCGCGGCGCCGACGGCATGGTCGAGCGCATCGTCGAGGAGAAGGACGCCACGGCCGAGGAGGCAGCCGTCACGGAGATCAACCCCGGCGTGTACGTGTTCCGGGCGCACCCGCTGCGCGACGCACTCGCGCGCGTCGGTACGGAGAACGCGCAGGGCGAGATGTACCTCACCGATGTCGTCGGGCTCCTGCGCGCCGCCGGAGGCGGGATCGCCGCGGTGACCGCCCCGGACGCAGCCGCCGCGCTCGGCGTGAACGACCGCGTGCAGCTCGCCGACGCCGCACGCATTCTGAACCAGCGCGTCGTGCGGCGCTGGCAGCTCGAGGGCGTCACGGTGCAGGACCCGCAGACGACCTGGATCGACGACACGGCCGAGCTCGCCCGCGACGTCACGATCCTGCCCAACACCCACATCCTCGGCGCGACGACGATCGGCGAGGACGCCATCATCGGGCCGGATACGTCGATCGTCGATACCGAGGTCGGTGCGGGCGCCGTCGTGCGACGCAGTGACGTCACGCTCGCGGTGATCGGCGCCGGCGTCAACGTCGGACCCTGGGCGTACCTGCGCGCTGGGGCTGAGCTCGCGGACGGTGCGAAGGCCGGTACGTTCGTCGAGATCAAGAACTCGCAGGTGGGCGCCGGCAGCAAGGTGCCGCATCTGTCGTACGTGGGGGACACCGAGATCGGCGCCGGAGTGAACCTCGGCGCCGGTGCGATCACCGCGAACTACGACGACGTCGACAAGCACCGCACGGTCATCGAGGACCACGTGCATACGGGATCGCACACCGTCATGATCGCGCCGGTCCGGCTCGGCGCCGGCGCAAAGACGGGTGCGGGGGCGGTCGTCCGCAAGGACGTTCCGCCCGGAGCGCTCGCGATGAGCGTGGCCCCTCAGAGGAATCTCGGGGGATGGGTCGAGAACAACCGAGCGGGAACGGCGGCCGCTGAAGCGGCCGAACGGTCCCGCACCGCACAGGAAGCGTCTGATGGCGAGTAAGAACAAGACGGTCAGCCTCGATATCGAACAGGGCATCGCTCCCGGCAAGGAGCAGAAGACGCGCAAGCGGATGGTGGTGGTCTCTGGCAGCGCGCACCCGCAGCTCGCGGCGGACGTCACCGAGTGCCTCGGCATCGAACTCGCTCCCACGGAGCACCGCACCTTCGCCTCAGGCGAGATCTACACCCGCTTCTCGGTGTCGATGCGCGGTACCGATGTGTTCCTCCTGCAGTCGTTCGGTGAGAACGTCAACGAGGACATCATGGAGACGCTCATCATGCTCGACGCCCTCAAGCGGGCGTCCGCGAAGCGCGTCACCCTCGTCATGCCGTACTACCCGTACTCCCGACAGGACAAGAAGGGGCGCGGTCGCGAGCCGATCTCCGCGCGTCTGATCACCGATCTGATCGCGACAGCAGGCGCCGACCGCATCATGAGCGTCGACCTGCACGCCTCCCAGATCCAGGGGTTCTTCAACGGTCCCGTGGACCACCTCTTCGCCAAGCCTGTGCTCGAGAGCCACTTCCTCGAGTCGTTCACTCCCGACGAGCGCGACACACTCACCGTCGTGTCGCCCGACATGGGGCGCGTCCGCGTCGCGGACACGTGGAGTGACTCCCTCGGAGCTCCGCTCGCCATCATCCACAAGCGCCGCGACCCGCGCGTGGCGAACCAGGTCTCGGTGCACGAGATCGTCGGCGCTGTCGAAGGCCGCACATGCCTGCTTGTCGACGACATGATCGACACGGCCGGGACGATCGTGAAGGCCGCCCAGGCGCTCAAGGAGAACGGCGCCAAGAAGGTCATCGTGGGCGCGACCCACGCGGTCTTCAGCGACCCGGCGATCGAGCGGCTGCAGGATGAGTCGATCGACCGCGTCGTCGTCACCGACACGGTTCCCGTGCCGGAGCACCACCGTTTCGACGGGCTCACGGTGCTGTCCGCGGCTCCGCTGCTCGCGCGCGCGATCCAGGAGGTCTTCGACGACGGATCCGTCACGAGCATGTTCGACGGCGCGGCGTAACGACTCACAGCAAGCGCATAGTCGACTCCATAGCGAAGTCATAGGAACCGGCGCACAATGGGGGCATGACCACCTCCGGATCCGCACTCACCCGACCCGACGGCTCGCCCGTGCGCGTTCTCGTCGTCGACGACGAGCAGATGCTGACGGACCTGCTCTCGATGGCACTGCGCATGGAGGGCTGGGAAGTGCGTACGGCGGCGAGCGGCTTCGAGGCGCTCGACGTCGTTGCAGAGTTCCATCCCGACGCGCTCGTGCTCGACATCATGATGCCCGACCTGGACGGGATGAGCGTGCTGCAGCGCCTCCGCCAAAGTCAGAACCTCGTGCCGGTGTTGTTCCTGACCGCGAAGGACGCCGTGAGCGATCGCGTTGCGGGACTCACCGCGGGCGGCGACGACTACGTCACCAAGCCGTTCAGTCTCGAAGAGGTCGTGGCGCGGGTCAGGGCGCTCATGCGGCGCTCGGGCACCGCGCTCGCCGCGGACCCGGAGCCGATCCTGCGCGTCGGCGACCTGAGCCTCAATGAGGACAGCCACGAAGTGATCCGAGGCGAAGATGAGATCGAGCTGACCGCGACGGAGTTCGAGCTGCTGCGATTCCTCATGCGCAATCCCCGGCGTGTGGTGTCGAAGTCGCAGATCCTCGACCGGGTCTGGAACTACGACTTCGGCGGCAAGTCGAGCGTCGTGGAGCTGTACATCTCCTACCTGCGCAAGAAGATCGACGCCGGGCGCGAGCAGCCCCTGATCCACACCGTGCGCGGCGTCGGGTACATGATCAAGGCACCGCAGTGATGGACGGCGCGACGCAGCACAATCCCGCGAGCAGCGCGTCGCCGCGCGCGCACCGGATGACGCTGCAGTCGCGCCTCATGGTGATCGTCTTCACGATCGTCGCCGGAATTCTCATCGTCGTCTCGATCGTGACGGGCGTTCTGCTGAACAACGTGCTCAACGGACAGGTCGACGCCCGCGCCCGCGAGGCGATGGCCAACCTCGCTCCAGAATTCGGCATCGGTCTGCTCGACGGCACGGCGGTCGAGCAGCTCAACTCCGCGCACGCCTCGCCGGGCATGCTGCTCGTGATCAGCAGCCCGTTCACGGGCACATCCGGCGCCATCGTCGGTCAGGACTTTCGTCGCTACACCCTCTCGGAGGGGCAGATCGAGCGCGTGTTCGACGCACTCGACCGGGTCGACGGCGGGCTGACGACTGTCGCGCTGCCAGGTCTCGGCTCGTACCGCGTCAACGCCCTGGAACACACGGGAACGGGCGAGTCGGCCGGGGCGTTCGGGCTGTCGACGGCCAGCGAGAGCCTGACGCTCAAACAGATGCTGTGGTCGATCGCGCTCGCGACCATCGGGGGCATGCTGTTGCTCGGCGTGGCGACTTCGGGCGTCATCAGGCAGGGGCTGCGCCCGCTGCGCGACATCGCGCAGACCGCCGCTCGCGTCTCCCAGCAGCAGCTCGACCGCGGCGACGTGTCGATCACCGAGCGCGTGTCGGAGGATCAGGCTGATCCCGCTACCGAAATCGGACAGGTGGGGGCGTCCCTCAACACGCTCCTCGACCATGTCGAGGATTCGCTGTCGGCCCGCCAGCGCAATGAGGACACGATGCGCACGTTCGTCGCCGACGCCAGCCACGAGCTGCGCACGCCGCTCGCCTCGATCCGTGGCTACAGCGAGCTCTCCCTGCGGGATCAGACCCTCAGCCCCGAGAGCCGGCAATCGCTGCAACGGATCGAGGCCCAGTCGCAGCGGATGACGGGGCTCGTGGAAGATCTGCTGCTGCTCGCGCGCCTCGACGAGGGGCACGAGCTGACCTACGACATGGTCGACCTCAACCAGCTCGTCATCGACGCGGTCGCCGATCAGGCGATGGCCGGAATGGAGCACGACTGGGGGGCCGACGTGGGGGAACAGCCGGTCCTCGTTGCGGGCGACCGTGCGCGGCTCACGCAGGTCGTGACGAACCTGCTCGCGAATGCCCGAACGCACACGCCCGAGGGGACGTCCGTGACGGTGTCGCTCCGCATCGAGGGGGCCGAGTCCGCAACCCGCGCCGTGCTGTCCGTGCACGACACCGGGCCGGGTATCCCGGAGGCCGTACAGGAGACGCTGTTCTCGCGGTTCGCCCGTGCGGACGTGTCGCGCGCGCGAAAGACGGGCGGATCCGGCCTCGGGCTGTCGATCGCGAAGGCGATCGTGGAGGCGCATCACGGCACGATTTCGGTGGAGAGCGCGCCGGGGGACACGACCTTCACCGTCACGCTCCCGGCCAAGCCGCGCGACGCAGCCTGATCCGCATCACGGCGAAGCGCCCTCGCCTCAGCTGCCGTGGGCGGGCGAGGCGGGGGCGCTTCGGCTGAGGCTCAGTGCGTGTCTTCGGCCTCGGACTCGGTGCGGTCGCCCGACCAGTCGGTGTGGAAGGTGCCGGGCTTGTCGATGCGCTTGTACGTATGCGCGCCGAAGAAATCGCGCTGTCCCTGGACGAGTGCGGCTGGCAGGCGGTCGGCGCGGATGCCGTCGTAGTACGCGAGCGATGAGCTGAACGCCGGGGCGGGAATCCCCGCCTGTGCGGCGGCGACGACGACGCGGCGCCATGCGCCCTGGCCGCGCGCGATCGAGTCGGCGAAATACGGCGCGGTGGCGAGTACCGGCAGACCTGGTTCCTCGGCGTATGCGTCCGCGATGCGGTTGAGGAACTGCGCGCGGATGATGCAGCCGGCGCGCCAGATCTTCGCGACGGCGCCGAGATCGATCGACCAGTCGTATTCCTCGGCCCCGGCGCGGATCTCGTCGAAGCCCTGCGAGTAGGCGATGATCTTCGACGCGAACAACGCTTGGCGCACGTCCTCGACGAAGGCGTCCACGTCGTCGACCTCGAACGTGCTGTCTGGGCCGGGCAGCGCGGCGGCGACGCGTCGCTGCTCCGGGTGCGACGAGAGCGAGCGGGCGAACGTTGCCTCGGCGATGCCCGAGACGGGGACGCCGAGGGACAGGGCGGTCTGCACCGTCCACGCGCCCGTGCCCTTCGCGCCGGCCTGGTCGAGGATGACGTCGACGAGAGGCTTGCCCGTCTCGGCGTCGATCTGACGCAGCACCTCCGCGGTGATCTCGATGAGGTACGACTCGAGCTCTCCGCCGTTCCAGTCCGTGAAGATGTCGGCGATCTCGGCCGGCGTCTTGCCGGTGCCGCGGCGAATGAGGTCGTACGCCTCCGCGATGAGCTGCATGTCGGCGTACTCGATGCCGTTGTGCACCATCTTCACGAAGTGGCCCGCGCCGTTGTGGCCGATGTGGGTGACACATGGCTCGCCCTCGGCCACCGCGGCGATCGACGTCAAGATCGGGCCGAGGGTGACCCACGACTCGTCCGAGCCGCCGGGCATGATCGAGGGGCCGTTGAGTGCGCCCTCCTCACCACCGGAGATGCCGGCGCCGACGAAGTTGATGCCCGTCTCCCGCACGGCCTTCTCGCGGCGAATGGTGTCGGGGAAGTAAGCGTTGCCGCCGTCGACGATGATGTCGCCGGGCTCGAAGACCTTGACGAGCTCGTCAATGACCGCGTCGGTGCCGCGGCCCGCCTTGACCATGATGATGGCGGTGCGCGGCGTCGTCAGGCTCGCGGCGAATTCCTCGTACGAGAACGACGGAATGAAGCCCGCCTCGGGGTGCTCCGCGACCAGCGCATCGGTCTTCTCGCGGCTGCGGTTGTACACGGCGACCGTGTTCCCCTCGCGGCTGGCGAGGTTGCGGGCCAGGTTGGAGCCCATGACGGCGAGGCCGACGACCCCGATGTTTGCTGCGGACGCGTTCACGCACTTCTCCTTAGGGAGATGGATCTGGATTCGCCCACCAGGCTAGTGGGTCGGGGGAGGAGGCCGATCGGATCAGTCGTCGTATGACGAGTGCCGGCCGAGCGACCACATGGCGCCGATGGCGGTGACAGTGCCGATGCCGGCCAGCACGAGGACGATGAGTTCGATGATATGCGAGGGTTCCACGGTACGCGCCTCCTGAAGCCGGGAATGGGACGGTGCGTCGAGACGCACGAAGTCGATTCTATCGGAGTGATCGGGTACGCTGAGGTACGACCTCGGCGAGGGATGCACGTGTGTGCGTCCGTGATCGACGCGGTGAAGCTGGCCGGAAGCGGTCTCCTCACGCGCTGCGTTCGAGTCGAGAACCCCTTTCCCGCCCGCGCGGCCGGCACCTTTGCCGCGCACACCCCAGGAGCAAGATTATGAGCGAAAACAAGCTCTCCGTAGACGTCCGCACCGAGTTTGGCAAGGGTTTCGCTCGCCGCCTCCGCGCCGCGGGCAAGATCCCGGCCGTCCTGTACGGTCACGGCGCCGACGTCCAGCACCTTGCGCTTCCCGCGCACCAGACGGGCCTGATCGTCCGCTACGCGAACGCGATCATCGACCTCGACATCGACGGTACGAGCCAGCTCGCGCTCGTCAAGGATGTTCAGCGCGATCCGGTGCGCAGCATCATCGAGCACATCGACCTCGTGGCCGTGCGCCGCGGCGAGAAGATGACGGTCGATGTGCCCTACACGACCGAGGGCGACCCGTTCCCCGGCACGTACATCACCTTCGGTGCGTCGGCGATCTCGGTCGAGGCCGACGCCATGAACATCCCCGACACCATCGTCGTTAACGTCGAGGGGCTCGAGGACGGCACGAACATCTTCGCGAAGGACCTCACGCTGCCGGAGGGCGTCACGCTCGTCGACGACCCGGAGCTGCACGTCCTGTCGGTCACGATGCCGACGGCGTCGGACGACGACGACGCGGCCGATGCACCCGCGGACGCCGGTGGCGAGGCCGAGGCGTCTGCCGAAGCAGAGTCCGAGTAAGGGTTCAACGCATCATCGAGGGGGCGCGACGGATCGCGCCCCCTCGATTGCTCTCTGGGAGGCAGCGGATGAGTGAGACGTGG
This genomic interval carries:
- a CDS encoding 50S ribosomal protein L25/general stress protein Ctc; amino-acid sequence: MSENKLSVDVRTEFGKGFARRLRAAGKIPAVLYGHGADVQHLALPAHQTGLIVRYANAIIDLDIDGTSQLALVKDVQRDPVRSIIEHIDLVAVRRGEKMTVDVPYTTEGDPFPGTYITFGASAISVEADAMNIPDTIVVNVEGLEDGTNIFAKDLTLPEGVTLVDDPELHVLSVTMPTASDDDDAADAPADAGGEAEASAEAESE
- a CDS encoding sensor histidine kinase, giving the protein MDGATQHNPASSASPRAHRMTLQSRLMVIVFTIVAGILIVVSIVTGVLLNNVLNGQVDARAREAMANLAPEFGIGLLDGTAVEQLNSAHASPGMLLVISSPFTGTSGAIVGQDFRRYTLSEGQIERVFDALDRVDGGLTTVALPGLGSYRVNALEHTGTGESAGAFGLSTASESLTLKQMLWSIALATIGGMLLLGVATSGVIRQGLRPLRDIAQTAARVSQQQLDRGDVSITERVSEDQADPATEIGQVGASLNTLLDHVEDSLSARQRNEDTMRTFVADASHELRTPLASIRGYSELSLRDQTLSPESRQSLQRIEAQSQRMTGLVEDLLLLARLDEGHELTYDMVDLNQLVIDAVADQAMAGMEHDWGADVGEQPVLVAGDRARLTQVVTNLLANARTHTPEGTSVTVSLRIEGAESATRAVLSVHDTGPGIPEAVQETLFSRFARADVSRARKTGGSGLGLSIAKAIVEAHHGTISVESAPGDTTFTVTLPAKPRDAA
- a CDS encoding ribose-phosphate diphosphokinase, translated to MASKNKTVSLDIEQGIAPGKEQKTRKRMVVVSGSAHPQLAADVTECLGIELAPTEHRTFASGEIYTRFSVSMRGTDVFLLQSFGENVNEDIMETLIMLDALKRASAKRVTLVMPYYPYSRQDKKGRGREPISARLITDLIATAGADRIMSVDLHASQIQGFFNGPVDHLFAKPVLESHFLESFTPDERDTLTVVSPDMGRVRVADTWSDSLGAPLAIIHKRRDPRVANQVSVHEIVGAVEGRTCLLVDDMIDTAGTIVKAAQALKENGAKKVIVGATHAVFSDPAIERLQDESIDRVVVTDTVPVPEHHRFDGLTVLSAAPLLARAIQEVFDDGSVTSMFDGAA
- the glmU gene encoding bifunctional UDP-N-acetylglucosamine diphosphorylase/glucosamine-1-phosphate N-acetyltransferase GlmU, producing the protein MTEQSLAIVVLAAGQGTRMKSSTPKVLHRLGGRPLLGHVLRSAESLGAELVRVVVRHDRDRIVEALADYPGALPVDQDDIPGTGRAAQVGLEALPADFDGDVLILSGDVPLIEVATFRSMLDEHRARGADATLLGAELPDPRGYGRVLRGADGMVERIVEEKDATAEEAAVTEINPGVYVFRAHPLRDALARVGTENAQGEMYLTDVVGLLRAAGGGIAAVTAPDAAAALGVNDRVQLADAARILNQRVVRRWQLEGVTVQDPQTTWIDDTAELARDVTILPNTHILGATTIGEDAIIGPDTSIVDTEVGAGAVVRRSDVTLAVIGAGVNVGPWAYLRAGAELADGAKAGTFVEIKNSQVGAGSKVPHLSYVGDTEIGAGVNLGAGAITANYDDVDKHRTVIEDHVHTGSHTVMIAPVRLGAGAKTGAGAVVRKDVPPGALAMSVAPQRNLGGWVENNRAGTAAAEAAERSRTAQEASDGE
- a CDS encoding response regulator transcription factor, with product MTTSGSALTRPDGSPVRVLVVDDEQMLTDLLSMALRMEGWEVRTAASGFEALDVVAEFHPDALVLDIMMPDLDGMSVLQRLRQSQNLVPVLFLTAKDAVSDRVAGLTAGGDDYVTKPFSLEEVVARVRALMRRSGTALAADPEPILRVGDLSLNEDSHEVIRGEDEIELTATEFELLRFLMRNPRRVVSKSQILDRVWNYDFGGKSSVVELYISYLRKKIDAGREQPLIHTVRGVGYMIKAPQ
- the gndA gene encoding NADP-dependent phosphogluconate dehydrogenase, yielding MNASAANIGVVGLAVMGSNLARNLASREGNTVAVYNRSREKTDALVAEHPEAGFIPSFSYEEFAASLTTPRTAIIMVKAGRGTDAVIDELVKVFEPGDIIVDGGNAYFPDTIRREKAVRETGINFVGAGISGGEEGALNGPSIMPGGSDESWVTLGPILTSIAAVAEGEPCVTHIGHNGAGHFVKMVHNGIEYADMQLIAEAYDLIRRGTGKTPAEIADIFTDWNGGELESYLIEITAEVLRQIDAETGKPLVDVILDQAGAKGTGAWTVQTALSLGVPVSGIAEATFARSLSSHPEQRRVAAALPGPDSTFEVDDVDAFVEDVRQALFASKIIAYSQGFDEIRAGAEEYDWSIDLGAVAKIWRAGCIIRAQFLNRIADAYAEEPGLPVLATAPYFADSIARGQGAWRRVVVAAAQAGIPAPAFSSSLAYYDGIRADRLPAALVQGQRDFFGAHTYKRIDKPGTFHTDWSGDRTESEAEDTH